The nucleotide window GGCGGAAGGGGCACCCGCCCGCCAGCACGGCCACCGCTCCCACCAGGCCCATCCCCAGCAGGCTCCATACCCACTCCACGTGGGACCCCGGCTGGCCATGGTAGCCGAGGGAAAACTGGTCTGTAAAGGCGTTGGCGAGCCCGGCGGCCAGGAGCGCCAGCGCCAGGGGTGCGGCGGCCCAGGCGCTCCGGGTCAGGAGGACGTCGCGCAGGCTCCCGGTGACACAAAAGCGGGAGCGCTGACACAGGCCGCCCAGGAGCACGCCCGCCGCCAGGCTCCAGAGAAGCGGAGCGTGGAGGGATCCGCCCCCCGTTCGGCTCTCCAGCAGGGCTCCGGGAACCGATGCCAGCGCCGTCAGGGCCAGCGCGGCGGCGGCCGCCCCGAGGGGCACGGCGGCGGGCAGCGCCCGCTCGCGCCCGCCCAGGACCCACTCGGCCGGCTCCAGGAGCCGGATCCCCCCCCAAACCCCCAGGATCAGCCCGACGCCCCCCGCCGCCGCGGTGAGGTCGCCCGCGGCCAGCCGGAGCAGGGCCTTGATGGGGCAGCCGATGAAGACCGCGGCGCCCACTGCCATGAGGATTCCC belongs to Thermodesulfobacteriota bacterium and includes:
- the yedE gene encoding YedE family putative selenium transporter → MGGRGALRRHGWALAAGGLLGLAGSLLAYLGNPVNTGICISCFLENAAGALGLHANPRMQYIRPELLGFFLGSFAMAAVGREFRPRGRGSAPALLGMGILMAVGAAVFIGCPIKALLRLAAGDLTAAAGGVGLILGVWGGIRLLEPAEWVLGGRERALPAAVPLGAAAAALALTALASVPGALLESRTGGGSLHAPLLWSLAAGVLLGGLCQRSRFCVTGSLRDVLLTRSAWAAAPLALALLAAGLANAFTDQFSLGYHGQPGSHVEWVWSLLGMGLVGAVAVLAGGCPFRQIVKAGEGDLDALTVIGGMVFGAVLVQNWALGANAAGVTAGGKVAVLLGLAAVLSLGLRQKEDAP